A DNA window from Maribellus comscasis contains the following coding sequences:
- a CDS encoding sensor of ECF-type sigma factor, translating to MKNKFLLVVLFIFIFGSFLSHAQDKKDGESRWEKFRAEKVSFLTEKLELTPTEAQKFWPVYNELEKSRWEAQKARRELEAKVHDVEDKNLSKKEIIQLTRDFSSSMEKEGLLYVKYNEEFLKILPPEKVLILYRSENEFRMHMIRKYRDRDKKDDK from the coding sequence ATGAAGAATAAATTTTTATTAGTTGTCCTGTTTATTTTCATTTTTGGTTCTTTTTTATCACATGCCCAAGATAAAAAGGATGGTGAGAGTCGGTGGGAAAAATTCAGAGCTGAAAAGGTTTCTTTTTTGACTGAAAAACTTGAATTGACCCCAACGGAAGCCCAAAAATTTTGGCCTGTTTACAACGAACTGGAAAAAAGTAGATGGGAAGCCCAAAAAGCAAGACGAGAACTGGAAGCTAAAGTTCATGATGTTGAGGATAAAAATCTTTCGAAAAAGGAAATCATTCAATTAACACGAGACTTCTCCAGCAGCATGGAAAAAGAAGGCCTGCTGTATGTAAAATATAATGAAGAATTTCTTAAAATACTACCTCCCGAAAAAGTTTTAATATTATACCGTTCTGAAAATGAATTCAGAATGCATATGATTCGAAAGTACAGAGACAGAGATAAAAAAGATGATAAATAA
- a CDS encoding RNA polymerase sigma factor, producing the protein MDYDDSGIIADLKQDNKKDLAFHMLVNKYQERLYWHIRKIVMNHDDADDVLQNTFVKVWKSIDKFREESSLYTWLYRIATNESISFLNANKKRSFMPLNDVSEYLVKNLESDPYFEGDEIQLKLQEAIVRLPEKQRIVFNMKYFDEMKYEDMSKILDTSVGALKASYFHAAKKIEDFLKNTD; encoded by the coding sequence ATGGATTATGACGACAGTGGGATTATTGCCGACCTAAAGCAGGATAATAAAAAGGATCTTGCTTTTCATATGTTGGTTAATAAATACCAGGAACGTTTGTATTGGCACATCCGTAAAATTGTTATGAACCATGACGATGCTGATGATGTTCTTCAAAATACATTTGTTAAGGTTTGGAAAAGTATTGATAAATTCAGGGAAGAATCGAGCCTATACACCTGGTTGTACAGAATTGCAACCAATGAATCGATATCGTTTTTAAATGCAAATAAAAAGCGAAGCTTTATGCCATTGAATGATGTAAGTGAATATTTGGTAAAAAACCTGGAATCGGATCCTTATTTTGAAGGAGATGAAATTCAACTAAAATTACAGGAAGCAATTGTTCGCTTACCCGAAAAACAACGAATAGTTTTTAACATGAAATATTTTGACGAGATGAAATATGAAGACATGTCGAAAATACTTGACACGTCAGTTGGAGCTTTAAAAGCCTCTTATTTCCACGCGGCAAAAAAGATAGAAGACTTTTTAAAAAACACAGATTAA
- a CDS encoding NUDIX hydrolase, producing MILRNISVDCVIFGFHNEKLHVLLWQAEPELLENFLTTKKELEEIKILFEKNPALGNSQEFWGLIGTHLPTEEDLDGYAKKILQITTGIEDIYLKQVRTFGALDRVPHYRVLTVAYYALINPNYHDLKLSPLAKAVKWFEIDNLPEVIFDAKEVIEHSLKKLRDEVKYHPVGFHLLPKKFTLTQLQTLYEVILDEKLDTRNFRKKILNMGLLVDTNEKQKNVAHRAAKLYSFDVEIYNKLKEEGLNFRI from the coding sequence ATGATACTACGAAACATTTCTGTTGATTGTGTGATTTTCGGATTTCATAATGAAAAGCTACATGTTCTTTTGTGGCAGGCCGAGCCGGAGTTACTTGAAAATTTTCTGACGACAAAAAAGGAACTGGAAGAAATTAAAATTCTTTTTGAAAAGAATCCCGCACTGGGAAACTCGCAAGAATTCTGGGGGCTAATTGGCACACACCTTCCCACTGAAGAAGATTTAGACGGATACGCAAAAAAAATACTTCAGATAACAACAGGAATAGAAGACATTTACCTAAAACAGGTACGCACTTTTGGTGCGTTGGATCGGGTTCCTCACTACCGGGTTTTGACGGTAGCTTACTATGCGCTTATTAACCCCAACTATCACGATTTAAAACTTTCGCCGCTGGCAAAAGCTGTCAAGTGGTTTGAAATAGATAATCTGCCGGAAGTTATATTCGACGCAAAGGAAGTAATAGAACATTCCTTAAAAAAGTTACGGGATGAAGTAAAGTATCATCCGGTTGGATTTCACCTTTTACCGAAAAAATTTACGCTTACTCAACTGCAAACACTTTACGAGGTTATACTGGATGAAAAATTAGATACCCGGAACTTTAGAAAAAAAATATTAAACATGGGCCTGCTGGTTGATACAAACGAAAAACAAAAAAATGTAGCTCATCGTGCAGCAAAGCTTTATTCTTTCGATGTTGAAATATATAACAAACTCAAAGAAGAGGGATTAAATTTCAGGATTTAA
- the ychF gene encoding redox-regulated ATPase YchF has protein sequence MALKCGIVGLPNVGKSTLFNCLSSAKAQSANFPFCTIEPNVGIITVPDDRLIKLAEIDNPKKVIPTTVEIVDIAGLVKGASKGEGLGNQFLGNIRETDAVIHVLRCFENDNITHVDGSIDPVRDKEVIDTELQLKDLETVESRIERLEKQARHGNDPKVKKMYELAVRYKRVLEEGKSARTLQLYDEEARVAKELFLLTNKPVMYVCNVDEASAKNGNKYVEAVREAVKDENAEILVIAAATEADIAELEEYDEKQMFLEELGLDEPGVNKLVHAAYRLLQLQTYFTTGPDESRAWTFKKGTKAPQAAGIIHTDFEKGFIRAEVIKYDNYVKYGSEHACREAGKIGVEGKEYIVQDGDILHFRFNV, from the coding sequence ATGGCATTGAAATGTGGTATTGTTGGTTTACCAAATGTAGGTAAATCAACACTGTTTAATTGTTTATCAAGTGCAAAAGCACAATCGGCAAATTTCCCGTTCTGTACAATCGAACCTAATGTTGGGATTATTACTGTGCCGGACGACAGGTTGATAAAACTGGCGGAAATTGATAATCCGAAAAAAGTAATTCCTACAACCGTTGAAATTGTAGATATTGCCGGATTGGTAAAAGGGGCGAGTAAAGGTGAAGGATTGGGAAACCAGTTTTTGGGAAATATACGTGAAACAGATGCAGTTATACATGTTTTACGTTGTTTTGAAAACGATAACATTACACACGTTGATGGTTCAATCGACCCGGTTCGCGATAAGGAGGTAATTGATACTGAATTGCAATTAAAAGACCTTGAAACAGTTGAAAGTAGGATTGAAAGGCTGGAGAAGCAAGCCCGCCACGGAAATGATCCGAAGGTTAAAAAAATGTACGAGCTGGCAGTGAGGTATAAAAGGGTGTTGGAAGAGGGGAAATCGGCACGAACATTACAGTTATATGATGAAGAGGCCAGGGTGGCTAAAGAACTTTTTTTGTTGACAAACAAGCCCGTAATGTATGTTTGTAACGTCGATGAGGCTTCTGCAAAAAACGGCAATAAGTATGTTGAGGCGGTACGCGAGGCTGTGAAGGATGAAAATGCCGAAATCCTTGTAATTGCTGCGGCCACCGAAGCCGATATTGCTGAACTGGAAGAATATGACGAAAAGCAAATGTTTCTGGAAGAGCTGGGATTAGATGAGCCAGGTGTTAATAAACTTGTACATGCGGCTTACCGTTTACTTCAGTTGCAAACCTACTTTACTACCGGACCGGATGAAAGCCGTGCATGGACATTTAAAAAGGGAACCAAAGCGCCACAGGCTGCAGGTATCATTCACACCGATTTTGAAAAAGGATTTATCAGAGCTGAAGTAATTAAGTATGATAATTACGTAAAATATGGTTCAGAACACGCTTGCCGGGAAGCAGGCAAAATTGGAGTGGAAGGGAAAGAGTATATTGTTCAGGACGGAGATATTCTACATTTCAGATTTAATGTATAG
- the yajC gene encoding preprotein translocase subunit YajC: MMNIILMMQPEGQDANPWMSFLPLLLIIVVFYFFMIRPQVKRQKETRQFRESLSKGDKVVTTGGIYGKIVEVKETTIILEIAKDVQIKVDKNGIIKDMSDAPQQR; the protein is encoded by the coding sequence ATGATGAATATTATTTTAATGATGCAACCTGAAGGCCAGGATGCAAATCCATGGATGAGTTTTCTCCCGCTTTTACTGATTATAGTTGTTTTTTACTTTTTTATGATTCGCCCTCAGGTCAAACGCCAGAAAGAAACCCGCCAGTTTCGCGAAAGTCTTTCAAAAGGCGATAAAGTAGTTACCACAGGTGGAATTTACGGTAAAATTGTTGAAGTAAAAGAAACAACGATTATTTTGGAGATTGCCAAAGATGTTCAGATTAAAGTAGACAAAAACGGAATTATTAAAGATATGAGTGACGCTCCTCAGCAGCGTTAA
- a CDS encoding DUF1573 domain-containing protein, whose protein sequence is MKNMLLTLLVAFLFSCGNRNEQKSKATQQETNVITEFEFSKEMHNFGSLQAGEIVVFTFEFKNSGENNLLIQKVETDCGCMRAEFSKENVLPGESGIIEVEFDSSGLWGKQFKTIEVYANTKKPKQLAIFAEVLNEEIEIKY, encoded by the coding sequence ATGAAAAATATGCTGCTTACACTGCTTGTTGCTTTTCTTTTCTCTTGCGGGAACCGGAACGAACAGAAGTCAAAGGCAACACAGCAGGAAACAAACGTCATAACAGAATTTGAGTTTAGCAAAGAAATGCATAATTTTGGTTCGCTTCAAGCGGGTGAAATTGTTGTTTTTACCTTTGAATTTAAAAATTCGGGGGAAAATAATTTATTGATACAAAAAGTGGAAACCGATTGCGGTTGTATGAGAGCTGAATTTTCGAAAGAAAATGTTTTACCGGGAGAAAGCGGAATTATTGAAGTCGAGTTTGATTCTTCCGGATTATGGGGAAAACAGTTCAAAACAATTGAAGTTTATGCCAATACGAAAAAACCAAAACAATTGGCTATTTTTGCCGAAGTACTAAACGAAGAAATAGAAATTAAATATTAA
- the nusB gene encoding transcription antitermination factor NusB, with translation MISRRIIRTKVLQVLYAYYSSEEKSLNNTEKELFFCIQKSYDLYHYLFAMVLDIANYAEDRIEIRRNKHQPTYEDLHPNTKFITNQVVHQLRSNRQLNAYLEQKKLTWRDYPELVKELYLFMVESDIYKEYMADKTRSFIDDRKFIEKLFNKIILVAEDLYIVLEEQSIYWNDDVEFVISMIVKTLKKFNELSDSDQRLMPMFKDQEDRDFAKDLIRKTIINHDELRELIKEHSKNWDVERIAFMDILVMQLAITEFLYFPSIPTKVSLNEYIELSKFYSTEKSRNFINGILDKTLKDLKKSGKINKAGRGLIGES, from the coding sequence ATGATTAGCAGAAGGATTATCCGTACGAAAGTATTACAAGTTTTATACGCTTACTATTCGTCAGAAGAAAAGTCTCTTAACAACACCGAAAAAGAACTCTTTTTCTGTATCCAAAAATCGTACGATTTGTACCATTACTTGTTTGCCATGGTACTCGATATTGCAAATTATGCAGAAGACCGGATCGAAATCCGAAGAAACAAACATCAACCCACATACGAAGATCTTCATCCCAATACCAAATTTATTACCAATCAGGTTGTCCATCAATTGCGATCAAACAGACAGCTAAATGCTTATCTTGAACAAAAAAAATTAACCTGGAGAGACTATCCTGAACTGGTAAAAGAATTGTATTTGTTTATGGTTGAATCGGACATTTACAAAGAATACATGGCCGACAAAACCCGTTCGTTTATCGACGACCGCAAATTTATTGAAAAGCTGTTCAACAAAATAATATTGGTTGCCGAGGATTTATATATCGTTCTTGAAGAACAGAGCATCTACTGGAATGATGATGTTGAGTTTGTGATTTCGATGATAGTAAAAACGCTAAAAAAATTTAACGAGCTTTCTGATTCAGACCAACGTTTAATGCCGATGTTTAAAGACCAGGAAGATCGCGATTTTGCGAAAGACTTAATTCGGAAAACAATTATCAACCACGACGAACTGCGGGAACTAATTAAAGAACACTCAAAAAACTGGGATGTGGAACGTATTGCATTTATGGATATTCTTGTAATGCAACTGGCCATAACAGAGTTTCTTTATTTTCCTTCCATTCCAACCAAAGTTTCATTAAACGAATACATTGAGCTTTCAAAATTTTACAGTACTGAAAAAAGCCGGAATTTTATTAACGGAATTCTGGATAAAACATTAAAAGACTTAAAAAAATCGGGCAAAATAAACAAAGCCGGCCGCGGATTAATAGGTGAATCCTGA
- a CDS encoding rhomboid family intramembrane serine protease, with protein sequence MGIFKYYPSNPKKLDPEMEKRIFIHSLIFPAAFVVVFWIVEIIEQTLGTTFVRLGVYPLHVKGLPGILFSPFIHFDFDHLISNSIPFFILMFMLIYFYRRISYRIFIQLYLLAGLCVWLSGREAWHIGASGVVYAMAAFHFVSGIIRNDVRLLTLSVVVVFLYGGMVWGMFPINPDVSWEGHLWGAVSGVALAVYYRKYIIRRDKFDWEDEDEEDTEIDDEESQFTVGEENTHSQSSVEKKDDDKKWGDISHTGEF encoded by the coding sequence ATGGGCATATTTAAATATTATCCGAGCAACCCCAAAAAGCTTGACCCGGAAATGGAAAAGCGGATTTTTATTCACAGCCTGATTTTTCCGGCGGCTTTTGTTGTTGTATTCTGGATAGTAGAAATAATTGAACAGACCCTTGGAACTACATTTGTTCGTTTGGGCGTTTACCCGCTTCATGTAAAGGGCTTGCCCGGAATCCTATTTTCTCCCTTTATTCATTTCGATTTTGATCATCTCATTTCTAATTCCATTCCGTTTTTTATTCTGATGTTTATGCTCATTTATTTTTACCGGCGTATTTCGTACCGTATTTTTATTCAACTGTATTTGCTTGCCGGACTTTGTGTTTGGCTCTCGGGGCGGGAAGCCTGGCACATTGGAGCAAGTGGTGTGGTTTATGCCATGGCTGCATTTCATTTTGTTAGCGGGATAATCAGAAATGATGTGCGTTTACTTACTTTGTCGGTTGTAGTTGTTTTTTTATATGGGGGAATGGTATGGGGAATGTTTCCTATTAACCCCGATGTTTCATGGGAAGGCCACCTTTGGGGAGCAGTTTCGGGAGTGGCACTGGCTGTTTATTACAGGAAATATATAATCAGACGCGATAAATTTGACTGGGAGGACGAAGATGAGGAAGACACAGAGATTGACGATGAGGAATCGCAGTTTACTGTAGGGGAAGAAAATACCCATTCGCAGTCTTCGGTTGAAAAAAAAGATGATGATAAAAAATGGGGCGATATTAGCCATACCGGAGAATTTTAA
- a CDS encoding threonine aldolase family protein, which translates to MKKGFASDNNSGIHPAILKAIEDANIGHVVGYGDDQYTQKAIEKFKEKFGGETEVFFVFNGTGANVLGLSSVTQSFNSIICAETAHIQEDECGAPEKFTGCKLLPVNPVNGKLSPESIQHHLKGFDFEHHSQPKVISISQVTEMGTVYQPNEIVALADLAHKNNMFLHMDGARLANAAVALNMDFREFTKNCGVDILSFGGTKNGMMMGEAVLFFNPELIKYTKYIRKQSMQLYSKMRFAGAQFLAYFENDLWKQNAGHSNNMARLLKNELAKIPEIKITQPVEANGVFAIVPPEIIAPLKERFFFYMWNDGMSEVRWMTSFDTTEEEIYEFVNLIKKLLKS; encoded by the coding sequence ATGAAAAAAGGATTTGCGAGCGACAATAATTCCGGGATCCACCCGGCAATTTTAAAAGCAATTGAAGACGCCAATATCGGACATGTAGTTGGTTACGGAGATGATCAATACACACAAAAAGCGATTGAAAAATTTAAAGAAAAATTTGGCGGAGAAACCGAAGTTTTTTTTGTTTTTAACGGAACAGGCGCAAATGTTCTGGGCTTGTCATCAGTAACACAAAGTTTTAATTCAATAATTTGCGCTGAAACGGCACATATTCAGGAAGACGAATGTGGAGCCCCTGAAAAATTTACAGGATGTAAGTTGCTCCCGGTAAACCCTGTAAACGGCAAACTTAGCCCCGAATCAATCCAACATCATCTAAAAGGTTTTGATTTCGAGCACCACTCGCAACCTAAAGTTATTTCCATTTCGCAGGTTACAGAAATGGGAACCGTTTATCAGCCAAACGAAATTGTTGCTTTAGCAGACCTGGCGCATAAAAACAATATGTTTTTACATATGGATGGTGCGCGACTTGCCAATGCCGCAGTTGCACTGAACATGGATTTCAGGGAATTCACCAAAAACTGCGGAGTAGATATTCTTTCCTTTGGCGGTACAAAAAACGGGATGATGATGGGAGAAGCGGTTCTTTTTTTTAATCCTGAATTAATAAAATACACCAAATATATTCGCAAACAAAGTATGCAATTGTATTCAAAAATGCGATTTGCAGGCGCTCAGTTTTTGGCTTACTTTGAGAATGATTTATGGAAACAAAATGCCGGTCACTCTAACAATATGGCCAGGCTTTTGAAAAACGAGCTTGCAAAAATTCCGGAAATAAAAATTACACAACCAGTAGAGGCCAATGGCGTATTTGCTATTGTTCCACCTGAAATTATTGCACCTTTAAAAGAACGCTTCTTTTTCTATATGTGGAATGATGGAATGTCTGAAGTTCGCTGGATGACTTCGTTTGACACAACCGAGGAAGAGATTTATGAATTTGTTAATTTGATAAAAAAACTCCTTAAAAGTTAA
- a CDS encoding GOLPH3/VPS74 family protein: MNEPIPLSQKIYLLGIHPQKGGVISAAYTAMDYVLLGALFLELYQNKNISFEKKRIILKNPKTEIPLHDFLIQKLKKSKRDLKISRWMNRLYFSLKYIRGEVQQGLVNKRIIKVKHKRFLFFKWNSPVIVNKQALYHLLSEIENHILKGTVNEEEIMLLSFLKPAGLMKRLFPEKEKRNIASRKLKNMMVENPVSGAVADAISASQAVAASVAASAAATAAATS, encoded by the coding sequence ATGAATGAACCAATTCCTTTATCCCAGAAAATATATCTGCTGGGGATTCATCCTCAAAAAGGTGGCGTTATTTCAGCAGCCTACACAGCAATGGATTACGTTTTGCTTGGAGCACTTTTTCTTGAACTTTATCAAAATAAAAATATAAGTTTTGAGAAAAAAAGGATTATTCTCAAAAATCCAAAAACGGAAATTCCGCTGCACGATTTTTTAATTCAAAAACTAAAAAAATCGAAACGCGATTTAAAAATTTCGCGTTGGATGAATCGTCTGTATTTTTCGTTAAAGTATATTCGTGGTGAAGTTCAACAAGGACTGGTAAACAAGCGAATTATAAAAGTCAAACACAAACGGTTTCTTTTTTTTAAATGGAATTCTCCGGTTATCGTTAATAAACAAGCCCTTTACCATTTGCTATCAGAAATCGAAAACCATATTTTAAAAGGGACAGTAAACGAGGAAGAAATTATGCTATTGTCGTTCTTAAAACCGGCAGGATTGATGAAGCGGCTTTTTCCCGAAAAAGAAAAGCGAAATATAGCTTCCCGAAAATTAAAAAATATGATGGTTGAAAATCCGGTTTCAGGTGCAGTTGCCGATGCTATTTCAGCATCGCAGGCAGTAGCTGCTTCTGTTGCTGCATCAGCAGCCGCTACCGCTGCGGCTACTTCATGA
- a CDS encoding cryptochrome/photolyase family protein — translation MMKEKINIFWFRRDLRLNDNHGLCKALQSGLPVLSVFIFDTEILNKLNDKKDARVSFIYAEIQRIKETLEKRGSSLKIFQTKPLDAFQKLATEFEINAVYTNKDYEPYAIRRDKDVSDSLQKKGVDFYSFKDHVIFDENEVLKDDGTPYTIFAPFSKKWKQILGSQEIPEFHSENHVANFVKTKPFKSQKLEDLGFQKSSIEVSKPIISDEIISDYSKTRDIPAIGGTTRLGIHLRFGTISIRALTRIAQRLSETFLNELIWRNFFIDILWHFPHVLDRSFKPKYDLIQWRNNEKEFERWCRGETGYPMVDAGMRELNKTGFMHNRVRMLTAGFLTKHLLVDWRWGEAYFAEKLLDYELASNNGNWQWAAGTGCDAAPYFRIFNPESQQKKFDPEAKYILKWIPEYGTMRYPHPLVEHKFARERALKTYKEALK, via the coding sequence ATGATGAAAGAGAAAATTAACATATTTTGGTTCCGTCGCGATTTACGGTTAAATGATAACCACGGCTTATGTAAAGCTTTGCAATCAGGGCTTCCGGTGCTCTCTGTTTTTATTTTTGATACCGAAATTCTGAATAAGTTGAATGATAAAAAGGATGCCCGGGTTTCTTTTATTTATGCTGAAATTCAAAGGATAAAAGAGACACTTGAAAAGAGGGGGAGTTCATTGAAGATTTTTCAAACGAAACCTTTGGATGCGTTTCAAAAGTTAGCAACCGAATTTGAAATAAATGCTGTTTATACCAACAAAGATTATGAACCTTATGCCATCCGGCGGGATAAAGATGTAAGTGATTCTCTCCAAAAAAAAGGAGTTGATTTTTATTCGTTTAAAGATCATGTGATTTTTGATGAAAATGAAGTTTTGAAAGACGACGGTACACCTTATACAATATTTGCGCCTTTCAGTAAGAAATGGAAACAGATTCTCGGAAGCCAGGAAATTCCTGAATTTCATTCGGAAAATCATGTGGCGAATTTTGTAAAAACAAAGCCGTTTAAAAGTCAGAAATTGGAGGATTTGGGGTTTCAAAAAAGCTCCATTGAGGTTTCGAAACCAATAATCTCCGACGAGATTATTTCTGATTATTCAAAAACACGTGATATACCTGCCATCGGGGGAACAACTCGTTTAGGGATACACCTGAGATTTGGGACCATAAGTATTAGAGCACTGACAAGAATTGCACAAAGACTTTCCGAAACGTTTCTGAATGAACTCATTTGGAGGAACTTTTTTATCGATATCTTATGGCATTTCCCGCATGTGCTTGACAGATCATTTAAGCCAAAATACGATTTAATTCAATGGCGAAACAATGAAAAGGAGTTTGAACGGTGGTGCCGGGGAGAAACCGGTTACCCAATGGTGGATGCCGGAATGCGTGAATTAAACAAAACGGGGTTTATGCATAACCGTGTACGAATGCTTACGGCCGGTTTTTTAACCAAACATTTATTGGTCGACTGGCGGTGGGGCGAAGCGTACTTCGCAGAAAAATTACTTGATTACGAATTGGCCTCCAACAACGGAAATTGGCAGTGGGCCGCTGGAACCGGTTGCGATGCTGCACCTTATTTCCGGATTTTTAACCCGGAATCGCAACAAAAAAAGTTTGACCCGGAGGCAAAATACATTCTGAAATGGATTCCCGAATACGGCACGATGAGGTATCCACATCCTTTGGTTGAACACAAGTTTGCCCGGGAAAGAGCCTTAAAAACTTACAAAGAAGCTTTAAAATAA
- a CDS encoding glutathione peroxidase: MKKFLLLFCMIISVQSFSQYKTLYDFTATTIDGKKFDFSTLKGKKVLIVNTASECALTPQFKKLQELYEEFGGDDFEIIGFPCNDFGKQDPGDNGQILEFCTQKYGVSFPMMEKISIKENPPPIYQWLTSSEENGTLDASVLWNFQKFMIDEEGSVVDFVPPFKGPKNRRIMEWLQE; this comes from the coding sequence ATGAAAAAATTTCTGCTTCTTTTTTGTATGATAATTTCGGTACAATCATTCAGCCAATACAAAACATTATACGATTTTACGGCTACAACTATCGACGGAAAAAAGTTTGATTTTTCAACTTTAAAAGGCAAGAAGGTTTTGATTGTAAATACGGCCTCGGAATGTGCTTTAACGCCGCAATTCAAAAAATTACAGGAATTGTACGAAGAATTCGGTGGTGACGACTTTGAGATTATTGGTTTTCCTTGCAACGATTTTGGCAAACAAGATCCGGGCGACAATGGACAAATTTTGGAATTCTGTACACAGAAATACGGTGTTTCATTCCCGATGATGGAAAAAATATCAATCAAAGAAAATCCACCTCCAATTTATCAGTGGTTAACCAGCAGTGAGGAAAACGGTACTTTGGATGCCAGTGTATTGTGGAATTTTCAAAAATTTATGATCGATGAAGAAGGAAGCGTTGTTGATTTTGTCCCGCCTTTTAAAGGTCCAAAAAACCGAAGAATAATGGAATGGCTGCAGGAATAA
- a CDS encoding DNA polymerase III subunit gamma/tau, whose amino-acid sequence MENFIVSARKYRPDSFDTVVAQSSITNTLKNAIKSKQLAHAYLFCGPRGVGKTTCARIFAKTINCTNLTPENEACNECESCKAFNSSRSFNIHELDAASNNSVDDIRNLTDQVRVPPQMGKYSVYIIDEVHMLSQQAFNAFLKTLEEPPKHALFVLATTEKHKIIPTILSRCQIFDFNRIKVEDIAEHLEYVAKSEGVEVESEGLNIVAQKADGAMRDALSIFDQIVSFSGKKITYQDVITNLNVLDYDYYFRLIDQFLKNDVTGALLTFNDILNHGFDGHHFITGLSGHIRDLLVCKDPVTVQLLEVGGEIKERYKGQAQSCPQDFLLEALKISNECDLQYKISQNKRLLVELALIRMAQLSLKKK is encoded by the coding sequence ATGGAGAATTTTATTGTTTCAGCACGAAAATACAGGCCAGACTCATTTGATACGGTTGTTGCTCAATCGTCGATTACCAATACCCTGAAAAATGCCATTAAAAGCAAACAACTGGCACATGCCTATTTGTTTTGCGGACCGCGTGGTGTTGGAAAGACTACCTGTGCACGTATTTTTGCAAAAACAATAAATTGTACCAATCTGACTCCTGAAAACGAAGCGTGTAATGAATGTGAATCGTGTAAAGCATTTAATTCGAGCCGTTCGTTTAATATCCATGAGTTGGATGCCGCTTCAAATAATTCGGTGGATGATATCCGGAATCTTACCGATCAGGTTCGTGTCCCTCCGCAAATGGGAAAATACAGCGTGTATATTATCGATGAGGTTCACATGCTTTCACAACAGGCCTTTAATGCTTTTCTTAAAACGCTGGAAGAACCACCCAAACATGCCCTTTTTGTTTTAGCTACCACCGAAAAACATAAAATAATACCTACTATTTTATCGCGCTGCCAGATTTTTGATTTTAACAGAATTAAAGTTGAAGATATAGCTGAACATTTGGAATATGTAGCAAAAAGCGAAGGTGTAGAGGTTGAAAGCGAAGGTTTGAATATCGTTGCTCAGAAAGCCGATGGCGCTATGCGTGATGCATTGTCGATTTTTGACCAGATTGTAAGTTTTTCGGGAAAGAAGATTACCTACCAGGATGTCATCACAAATTTAAATGTACTGGATTACGATTATTATTTCCGTTTAATCGACCAGTTTTTGAAAAATGATGTAACTGGAGCCTTGCTGACATTTAATGACATTTTAAATCACGGTTTTGACGGGCATCATTTTATAACTGGTTTAAGCGGGCATATTCGTGATTTGCTGGTTTGTAAAGACCCGGTCACCGTTCAGCTTTTAGAAGTCGGTGGAGAAATAAAGGAGCGATATAAAGGGCAGGCTCAAAGTTGCCCGCAGGATTTTTTACTGGAGGCTCTGAAAATAAGCAATGAATGCGACCTGCAGTACAAAATAAGTCAGAATAAAAGGCTGTTGGTTGAACTTGCGCTGATTCGGATGGCACAGCTCTCCTTAAAAAAAAAATAG